Proteins encoded together in one Actinomycetota bacterium window:
- a CDS encoding LacI family DNA-binding transcriptional regulator: MTKRATIADIAQRAGLSKGAVSYALNGQPGVSESTRQRVLKLAAEMGWRPNSAARALSASRAGALGLVLARPASTLGVEPFFIKLLSGIENTLAARSTALLLQVVPDRDAEVEAYRRWWAERRVDGIFLIDLRVEDKRVLVLEELGLPAVVIGGPGHHGRLPAVWSDDASAMAMVVEYLAALGHRRVARVAGPSGLLHTELRGQAFGEVAARLELASAVTAATDYTPEQGAQATRRLLSGSPRPSAVIYDNDVMAVAGTSVAHEMGVDVPQDLSIVAWDDSVLCEIVHPPLTVLSRDIMAYGARAAERLLALLDGDTVGDFEDAMPRLITRGSTGRPPA; the protein is encoded by the coding sequence GTGACCAAGCGGGCCACCATCGCGGACATCGCCCAGCGGGCCGGGCTGTCCAAGGGTGCCGTCTCCTACGCCCTCAACGGGCAGCCCGGGGTGTCGGAGTCGACCCGCCAGCGGGTCCTCAAGCTGGCCGCCGAGATGGGCTGGCGCCCCAACAGCGCCGCCCGGGCGCTGTCGGCCTCCCGGGCCGGCGCGCTCGGCCTGGTCCTGGCCCGGCCGGCCAGCACCCTGGGGGTCGAGCCGTTCTTCATCAAGCTGCTGTCGGGCATCGAGAACACCCTGGCCGCCCGCTCCACCGCCCTGCTGCTGCAGGTCGTGCCCGACCGCGACGCCGAGGTCGAGGCCTACCGCCGCTGGTGGGCCGAGCGGCGGGTCGACGGCATCTTCCTGATCGACCTGCGGGTCGAGGACAAGCGGGTGCTGGTGCTGGAGGAGCTGGGCCTGCCCGCGGTGGTCATCGGCGGCCCCGGCCACCACGGCCGCCTGCCCGCGGTGTGGAGCGACGACGCCAGCGCCATGGCCATGGTGGTCGAGTACCTGGCCGCCCTCGGGCACCGCCGGGTGGCCCGGGTGGCCGGGCCGTCCGGGCTGCTCCACACCGAGCTGCGCGGCCAGGCCTTCGGCGAGGTCGCGGCCCGCCTGGAGCTGGCCTCGGCCGTCACCGCGGCCACCGACTACACCCCTGAGCAGGGCGCCCAGGCGACCAGGCGGCTGCTGTCGGGTTCGCCGCGGCCGTCGGCCGTGATCTACGACAACGACGTGATGGCCGTGGCCGGCACCTCGGTGGCCCACGAGATGGGCGTGGACGTGCCCCAGGACCTGTCCATCGTGGCCTGGGACGACTCGGTGCTGTGCGAGATCGTCCACCCGCCCCTGACGGTGCTCAGCCGCGACATCATGGCCTACGGCGCCCGGGCCGCCGAGCGGCTGCTCGCCCTGCTGGACGGCGACACCGTCGGCGACTTCGAGGACGCCATGCCCCGGCTCATCACCCGGGGCAGCACTGGGCGGCCACCCGCCTGA
- a CDS encoding ATP-binding cassette domain-containing protein, which produces MLRLEGVSKTYRVGTFGGRELVAVKDVDLEVGPGEVISLIGESGSGKSTIGRMILRLTGVSGGRITFDGVDVAGFKGGRLRAYYADVQGVFQDPFSSYNPIFKADRVLETLRATWFPRLGGRAWHDKVEASLAAVRLDPGQVLGKYPHQLSGGQLQRLLVARALLLDIRLLVADEIISMLDASTRIDVLNLLGDLKARGLGIVFITHDLSLGNYISDRAVILRRGEVVEEGPTERVFGQPRHPYTRALLASVPQLDHKWERTPSLVREPAGEGG; this is translated from the coding sequence ATGCTGCGCCTCGAGGGCGTCTCCAAGACCTACCGGGTCGGCACCTTCGGCGGCCGGGAGCTGGTCGCGGTCAAGGACGTCGACCTCGAGGTCGGTCCCGGCGAGGTCATCTCGCTGATCGGGGAGAGCGGCAGCGGCAAGAGCACCATCGGCCGGATGATCCTGCGCCTCACCGGGGTCAGCGGCGGGCGGATCACCTTCGACGGGGTCGACGTGGCCGGCTTCAAGGGCGGGCGGCTGCGGGCCTACTACGCCGACGTCCAGGGGGTGTTCCAGGACCCGTTCAGCAGCTACAACCCGATCTTCAAGGCCGACCGGGTCCTGGAGACGCTGCGTGCCACCTGGTTCCCGCGCCTCGGCGGGCGGGCCTGGCACGACAAGGTCGAGGCGTCGCTGGCCGCGGTGCGGCTCGACCCCGGCCAGGTCCTGGGCAAGTACCCGCACCAGCTCAGCGGCGGCCAGCTGCAGCGGCTGCTGGTGGCCCGGGCCCTGCTGCTCGACATCCGGCTGCTGGTGGCCGACGAGATCATCAGCATGCTCGACGCCTCGACCCGCATCGACGTGCTCAACCTGCTCGGCGACCTCAAGGCCCGGGGGCTGGGCATCGTGTTCATCACCCACGACCTGTCGCTGGGCAACTACATCAGCGACCGGGCGGTGATCCTGCGCCGGGGCGAGGTGGTCGAGGAGGGCCCCACCGAGCGGGTCTTCGGCCAGCCCCGGCACCCCTACACCCGGGCGCTGCTAGCCTCAGTACCGCAGCTGGACCACAAGTGGGAGCGGACGCCGAGCCTCGTCCGCGAGCCGGCAGGGGAGGGCGGGTGA
- a CDS encoding ABC transporter ATP-binding protein, which yields MSLRVDNLKVWYRTLRGDVRALDGVSFGVADGELVGLAGESGCGKSTLGKSLTRLDGRMRHVGGTVELDGKELPIGDDATMNRFRFKEVSIIPQYAMSAMNPTRRIGRLVAELLASRGVRLADVHDELVRRLELVGLAPEVLDRYPIELSGGMKQRMVMVISTLLNPSLLIADEVTSALDVSTQKAVAETLVDFRDRHYVKSTVFITHDLSLAYQITDSIIVMYAGRLAERAPTDALVATSRHPYTRMLLSALPEVGVRYRDRRLQGIPGSPPSLLDPPPGCRFRDRCPLAVDKCAEQPPFVEVAPEHFVACWKAS from the coding sequence GTGAGCCTCCGGGTCGACAACCTCAAGGTCTGGTACCGGACCCTGCGCGGCGACGTCCGGGCGCTCGACGGGGTCAGCTTCGGGGTGGCCGACGGCGAGCTGGTCGGGCTGGCCGGCGAGTCCGGCTGCGGCAAGTCGACCCTTGGCAAGAGCCTGACCCGCCTCGACGGCCGCATGCGCCACGTCGGCGGCACGGTCGAGCTCGACGGCAAGGAGCTGCCCATCGGCGACGACGCCACCATGAACCGCTTCCGGTTCAAGGAGGTCTCGATCATCCCCCAGTACGCCATGAGCGCCATGAACCCGACCCGGCGCATCGGCCGGCTGGTGGCCGAGCTGCTGGCGTCGCGGGGGGTCCGGCTGGCCGACGTCCACGACGAGCTGGTGCGCCGCCTGGAGCTGGTCGGCCTGGCCCCCGAGGTGCTGGACCGCTACCCGATCGAGCTCTCGGGCGGGATGAAGCAGCGCATGGTGATGGTGATCTCGACCCTGCTGAACCCCTCGCTGCTGATCGCCGACGAGGTCACCTCGGCCCTGGACGTGTCGACCCAGAAGGCGGTGGCCGAGACGCTGGTCGACTTCCGCGACCGCCACTACGTCAAGAGCACCGTCTTCATCACCCACGACCTGTCGCTGGCGTACCAGATCACCGACAGCATCATCGTCATGTACGCCGGCCGGCTGGCCGAGCGGGCCCCGACCGACGCGCTGGTCGCCACCTCCCGGCACCCCTACACCCGGATGCTGCTGTCGGCGCTGCCCGAGGTCGGGGTCCGCTACCGCGACCGGCGCCTCCAGGGCATCCCCGGGAGCCCGCCGTCCCTGCTCGACCCGCCCCCCGGCTGCCGCTTCCGGGACCGCTGCCCACTGGCCGTTGACAAGTGCGCCGAGCAGCCGCCGTTCGTTGAGGTCGCGCCCGAGCACTTCGTGGCCTGCTGGAAGGCGTCCTGA
- a CDS encoding ABC transporter permease has translation MTVSDREELAVADPAATAATPATVSRARGRREALYFARRNRKLLLGLAVVLAFLAVAAVGPLLTDHGPNEYVGPPSQRPSAQWWFGTTMFGQDVFAQFAHGLRSTFLVGLLGGGLAAVIGMLVGFTAGYRGGVVDEVLNMVTNVVLVIPCLAVLLIIATYLRVRGVVPEAIFIGVFSWPWVARAIRAQTFSLRSREFVDLARLSGAGGARIVLREIAPNMSSYLFMTFILLFGGAVLTAAMLDFIGLGPTDGMSLGLMMNNAVLWSALPLGMWWWFIPPGLGITMIVGALYIMNVGLDEVFNPKLREL, from the coding sequence ATGACGGTCTCGGACCGCGAGGAGCTCGCCGTCGCCGACCCGGCCGCGACCGCCGCCACCCCGGCCACCGTCTCCCGGGCCCGGGGGCGGCGCGAGGCCCTCTACTTCGCCCGCCGCAACCGCAAGCTGCTCCTCGGCCTGGCCGTGGTGCTGGCCTTCCTGGCCGTGGCCGCCGTCGGCCCCCTGCTCACCGACCACGGCCCCAACGAGTACGTGGGCCCGCCGTCGCAGCGGCCCTCGGCCCAGTGGTGGTTCGGCACCACCATGTTCGGCCAGGACGTGTTCGCCCAGTTCGCCCACGGCCTGCGCTCCACCTTCCTGGTCGGGCTGCTGGGGGGCGGGCTGGCGGCGGTCATCGGGATGCTGGTCGGCTTCACCGCCGGCTACCGGGGCGGGGTCGTGGACGAGGTCCTGAACATGGTCACCAACGTCGTGCTGGTCATCCCCTGCCTGGCCGTGCTGCTGATCATCGCCACCTACCTGCGCGTCCGGGGCGTCGTCCCCGAGGCCATCTTCATCGGGGTGTTCTCCTGGCCGTGGGTGGCCAGGGCCATCAGGGCCCAGACGTTCTCGCTGCGGTCGCGGGAGTTCGTCGACCTGGCCCGCCTCAGCGGCGCCGGCGGGGCCAGGATCGTCCTGCGCGAGATCGCCCCCAACATGAGCTCGTACCTGTTCATGACCTTCATCCTGCTCTTCGGGGGGGCGGTCCTGACCGCGGCCATGCTCGACTTCATCGGGCTCGGCCCGACCGACGGCATGTCGCTCGGGCTGATGATGAACAACGCCGTCCTCTGGAGCGCCCTGCCGCTGGGCATGTGGTGGTGGTTCATCCCGCCGGGTCTCGGGATCACCATGATCGTGGGGGCGCTCTACATCATGAACGTCGGCCTCGACGAGGTCTTCAACCCCAAGCTGCGGGAGCTCTGA
- a CDS encoding ABC transporter permease: MRQYFQRKLGIYALTFFVAVTVDWMIPRFMPGDPVQTMLARASLRPEANQAMQAYYTSVFGLDVPLWQQYLNFWNRLLHGDLGVSIWLFPQPVTSIILRAIPYTLALLIPAILLSWWAGNKFGAYAARRRWLDNAVLPVGYVLTATPYMWLGILLAWALATVAGVFPIAGGYSFDVEPSWSLSFGANLLRHWFLPFASLFLVGFGGWAIGMRNMIIYELEADYCHYLEALGAPQRLVRRYAFRNALLPQLTGLALALGVIVAGALVTEIVFSYPGLGYLILQAINNQDFFLIQGAFLFIIIGVLLANFLIDVVYVLVDPRTRVGMRGDA, translated from the coding sequence ATGCGTCAGTACTTCCAGCGCAAGCTCGGGATCTACGCGCTCACGTTCTTCGTCGCCGTGACGGTCGACTGGATGATCCCGCGGTTCATGCCCGGCGACCCGGTGCAGACGATGCTGGCCCGGGCCTCGCTGCGCCCCGAGGCCAACCAGGCCATGCAGGCCTACTACACCAGCGTGTTCGGCCTGGACGTCCCGCTCTGGCAGCAGTACCTCAACTTCTGGAACCGGCTGCTCCACGGCGACCTCGGGGTCAGCATCTGGCTGTTCCCGCAGCCGGTGACCAGCATCATCCTGCGGGCCATCCCCTACACCCTGGCCCTGCTCATCCCGGCCATCCTGCTCAGCTGGTGGGCGGGCAACAAGTTCGGCGCCTACGCGGCCCGCCGCAGGTGGCTCGACAACGCCGTCCTGCCGGTCGGCTACGTGCTGACGGCCACGCCCTACATGTGGCTGGGCATCCTGCTCGCCTGGGCGCTGGCCACGGTGGCGGGCGTCTTCCCGATCGCGGGCGGCTACAGCTTCGACGTCGAGCCGTCGTGGTCGCTGTCGTTCGGCGCCAACCTGCTGCGGCACTGGTTCCTGCCGTTCGCCTCGCTGTTCCTGGTCGGCTTCGGCGGCTGGGCGATCGGCATGCGCAACATGATCATCTACGAGCTGGAGGCGGACTACTGCCACTACCTGGAGGCGCTGGGCGCGCCCCAGCGGCTGGTGCGCCGCTACGCCTTCCGCAACGCCCTGCTGCCCCAGCTCACCGGGCTGGCCCTGGCCCTCGGGGTCATCGTGGCCGGCGCCCTGGTCACCGAGATCGTCTTCTCCTACCCGGGCCTGGGCTACCTCATCCTGCAGGCCATCAACAACCAGGACTTCTTCCTCATCCAGGGCGCCTTCCTGTTCATCATCATCGGGGTCCTGCTGGCCAACTTCCTGATCGACGTCGTCTACGTTCTGGTCGACCCCCGGACCCGGGTCGGGATGCGAGGTGACGCATGA
- a CDS encoding ABC transporter substrate-binding protein has protein sequence MRDKLRLAILVSVVCLLVAACTGNDSGGGSTSGQGQQPAGGTPAAGPASYPRNETLYISGTQWGPPNNWNPIMDWQYATGTEGLVYENLFIYDPMKGEYKPWLAEKGDWASKNVYELTLRDGLTWSDGKPLTSADVVFTFELGKFESVPYHNLWDWLEKAEAPDERTVRFTFSEPLYQQWGNHLYNRAIVPKHLWEGRSEKDVATGANEKPVGSGPYLYQTHSQDRMVWVKNDKWWGKTALSLDPKPKYIVDIVNSNNNAALGLVLQGGIDLSNNFLPGIATLVKGGYQVQTYFPEPPYMLSANTAWLVLNTTKKPMDDPAFRKALAHAIDVDKIVNGVYGQIVQAASPTGLLPAWDKYVDKSVVDQLGFTYDPAKAKALLAQAGYKDTNGDSYVEGPGGAKIELDLIVPNGWTDWMESIRVVGESAKAVGIKVTTEFPEFQALVDARNKGDFDMLINNEKQLSNSPWEYYDYMFRLPVQDSQSTANFGRYENKKAWDLVQQLDKTPTDDVAGMRKVTSQLQRIQLSELPVIPLWYNGAWAQANTSVWTGWPSAKQGDSHLMPVTWRNYWELGSILMLAELQPAKQ, from the coding sequence ATGCGAGACAAGCTCAGGCTGGCGATCCTCGTCTCGGTGGTGTGCCTGCTGGTGGCGGCATGCACCGGGAACGACTCCGGCGGCGGATCCACCTCCGGGCAGGGCCAGCAGCCCGCCGGCGGGACGCCGGCCGCCGGGCCGGCGTCCTACCCCCGCAACGAGACGCTGTACATCAGCGGGACGCAGTGGGGGCCGCCCAACAACTGGAACCCGATCATGGACTGGCAGTACGCCACCGGGACCGAGGGGCTGGTCTACGAGAACCTGTTCATCTACGACCCGATGAAGGGCGAGTACAAGCCCTGGCTGGCGGAGAAGGGTGACTGGGCCAGCAAGAACGTCTACGAGCTGACCCTGCGCGACGGCCTCACCTGGAGCGACGGCAAGCCCCTGACCTCCGCGGACGTCGTGTTCACGTTCGAGCTGGGCAAGTTCGAGTCGGTCCCGTACCACAACCTCTGGGACTGGCTGGAGAAGGCCGAGGCGCCCGACGAGCGGACCGTCCGCTTCACCTTCTCCGAGCCCCTCTACCAGCAGTGGGGCAACCACCTCTACAACCGGGCGATCGTGCCCAAGCACCTGTGGGAGGGCCGCTCGGAGAAGGACGTCGCCACCGGCGCCAACGAGAAGCCCGTGGGCAGCGGCCCCTACCTGTACCAGACCCACAGCCAGGACCGGATGGTCTGGGTCAAGAACGACAAGTGGTGGGGCAAGACCGCCCTCAGCCTCGACCCCAAGCCGAAGTACATCGTCGACATCGTCAACTCCAACAACAACGCGGCCCTCGGCCTGGTCCTGCAGGGCGGCATCGACCTCTCCAACAACTTCCTCCCCGGGATCGCCACCCTGGTCAAGGGCGGCTACCAGGTCCAGACCTACTTCCCCGAGCCGCCGTACATGCTGTCGGCCAACACCGCCTGGCTGGTCCTGAACACCACCAAGAAGCCGATGGACGACCCGGCCTTCCGCAAGGCCCTGGCCCACGCCATCGACGTCGACAAGATCGTCAACGGCGTCTACGGCCAGATCGTCCAGGCGGCCAGCCCGACCGGCCTCCTCCCCGCCTGGGACAAGTACGTCGACAAGTCGGTCGTCGACCAGCTCGGCTTCACCTACGACCCGGCCAAGGCGAAGGCCCTGCTCGCCCAGGCCGGCTACAAGGACACCAACGGCGACAGCTACGTCGAGGGACCGGGCGGGGCCAAGATCGAGCTCGACCTCATCGTCCCCAACGGCTGGACGGACTGGATGGAGTCGATCCGGGTCGTCGGCGAGAGCGCCAAGGCCGTCGGCATCAAGGTCACCACCGAGTTCCCCGAGTTCCAGGCGCTGGTCGACGCCCGCAACAAGGGCGACTTCGACATGCTGATCAACAACGAGAAGCAGCTCTCCAACTCGCCCTGGGAGTACTACGACTACATGTTCCGGCTGCCCGTCCAGGACTCCCAGAGCACGGCCAACTTCGGGCGCTACGAGAACAAGAAGGCCTGGGACCTGGTCCAGCAGCTCGACAAGACCCCGACCGACGACGTGGCCGGGATGCGCAAGGTCACCTCGCAGCTCCAGCGGATCCAGCTCAGCGAGCTGCCGGTGATCCCGCTCTGGTACAACGGCGCCTGGGCGCAGGCCAACACCTCGGTCTGGACCGGCTGGCCGTCGGCCAAGCAGGGCGACAGCCACCTCATGCCGGTCACCTGGCGGAACTACTGGGAGCTGGGCAGCATCCTGATGCTCGCCGAGCTGCAGCCGGCCAAGCAGTAA